Proteins found in one Acidimicrobiales bacterium genomic segment:
- a CDS encoding DUF255 domain-containing protein: protein MPPGTPATNRLAGESSPYLRQHAGNPVAWYPWSDEAFAAARERNVPVLLSIGYSACHWCHVMAHESFEDDATAKVMNDGFVCIKVDREERPDVDAVYMEAV, encoded by the coding sequence CCGGGACGCCCGCGACCAACCGCCTCGCAGGCGAGAGCAGCCCTTACCTCAGGCAGCACGCCGGCAACCCGGTGGCCTGGTACCCCTGGTCGGACGAGGCTTTCGCCGCCGCGCGCGAGCGGAATGTCCCGGTCCTACTGTCGATCGGGTACAGCGCCTGCCACTGGTGCCACGTCATGGCGCACGAGTCGTTTGAGGACGACGCCACCGCCAAAGTGATGAACGACGGGTTCGTGTGCATCAAGGTCGACCGCGAGGAGCGTCCGGACGTGGACGCCGTGTACATGGAAGCCGTC